One genomic segment of Mycolicibacterium gilvum includes these proteins:
- a CDS encoding LLM class F420-dependent oxidoreductase, which translates to MRFGLFIPQGWRLDLVGIDPRDQWRVMSDLATYVDAGDAWDSLWVYDHFHTVPVPTDEATHEAWSLMSAYAATTSRIKLGQMCTAMSYRNPAYLAKVAATADVISGGRVQMGIGGGWYEHEWRAYGYGFPSAGTRLARLDEGVQIMRDAWRDGVVSFDGKHYQVDGAIVAPRPLQDGGLPLWIAGGGEKVTLRIAAKYAQYTNFTSEPDGFEHKSRVLAEHCKDVGTDFDAIVRSANINAVVGTSEADVEDRLARVRSRISDLTGEAAADAMLNAMNSPQAGSGTPEQLVESLQRLRDLGCEYVICYFPEAAYDRSSIELFEREIMPALA; encoded by the coding sequence ATGCGCTTCGGACTCTTCATCCCGCAAGGCTGGCGACTCGACCTGGTCGGAATCGATCCGCGAGACCAATGGCGGGTGATGAGCGATCTCGCGACGTACGTCGACGCCGGCGATGCGTGGGACTCCCTGTGGGTCTACGACCACTTCCACACCGTGCCCGTGCCGACAGACGAGGCCACCCACGAGGCCTGGTCGCTGATGTCGGCGTATGCGGCGACGACGTCGCGGATCAAGCTGGGGCAGATGTGCACGGCGATGAGCTACCGCAACCCGGCCTACCTGGCGAAGGTCGCCGCGACGGCCGACGTGATCTCGGGTGGCCGGGTCCAGATGGGCATCGGCGGCGGATGGTACGAACACGAGTGGCGCGCTTACGGATACGGGTTCCCGTCGGCCGGGACGCGCCTTGCCCGGCTCGACGAAGGGGTCCAGATCATGCGCGACGCCTGGCGCGACGGCGTGGTGTCCTTCGACGGCAAGCACTACCAGGTCGACGGTGCGATCGTGGCTCCGCGTCCGCTGCAGGACGGTGGGCTGCCGCTCTGGATCGCGGGCGGCGGCGAGAAGGTCACGCTGCGCATCGCGGCGAAGTACGCGCAGTACACCAACTTCACCTCGGAGCCAGACGGCTTCGAACACAAGTCACGGGTGCTGGCTGAACACTGTAAGGACGTCGGCACCGATTTCGACGCGATCGTGCGGTCGGCCAACATCAATGCCGTCGTCGGCACGTCGGAGGCCGACGTCGAAGACCGGCTCGCCCGTGTGCGCTCTCGGATCAGTGACCTGACCGGGGAGGCCGCTGCCGACGCGATGCTCAACGCGATGAACTCCCCCCAGGCCGGCAGCGGTACACCCGAACAACTCGTGGAGAGCCTGCAACGCCTGCGTGATCTCGGCTGCGAGTACGTGATCTGCTACTTCCCGGAAGCCGCCTACGACAGGTCGAGCATCGAACTGTTCGAGCGCGAGATCATGCCCGCGCTGGCGTAG
- a CDS encoding pyridoxamine 5'-phosphate oxidase family protein → MPLSKPEREEFLAEPHIAALSVANGADRGPLTVPIWYQYSPGGELWFTTGAGSRKHRLIEAAGFVSLMVERVEPSVRYVAVDGPVLRIEPGTDDQLVEMTRRYLPPEKVDGYLEFARREHGESVAVFVEAAHWLSSDLGSL, encoded by the coding sequence ATGCCTCTGTCCAAACCGGAACGCGAGGAGTTCCTCGCCGAACCGCACATTGCCGCGCTGTCCGTGGCCAACGGCGCCGACCGCGGCCCGCTGACCGTACCCATCTGGTACCAGTACTCCCCCGGTGGCGAACTCTGGTTCACCACCGGCGCCGGTTCCCGCAAGCACCGGCTCATCGAGGCCGCCGGGTTCGTCTCGCTGATGGTCGAGCGGGTCGAACCCAGCGTGCGCTACGTCGCAGTCGACGGTCCTGTGCTGCGCATCGAGCCCGGCACCGATGACCAACTCGTCGAGATGACCAGGCGCTATCTTCCGCCCGAGAAAGTCGACGGCTACCTCGAGTTCGCGCGCCGCGAGCACGGCGAGAGCGTGGCCGTCTTCGTCGAGGCGGCGCACTGGCTGTCCTCGGACCTCGGCTCGCTCTAG
- a CDS encoding class I adenylate-forming enzyme family protein: protein MPHNGGVTEGLTERFAAALHSYADRPCIEFDGRWYTGDEVVAYGAAIASLLETAGVPGDAPVGLIVRNRLPHAAAIAGFLAAGRTVAMIYSFQSAGAIAGDVERLNLAAVVADAEDWTEPVVAAAERTGAAGVAISLGTPPVVAVPRLEHRNSSHAHAPAEPGVALKILTSGTTGPPKRQAIATHVLERTVFSVTAGEKADGDAPPEFAYWQFGGIGVCQLIAGLYNGRRVAMLERFSVEGWVDAVKRHRVTRAGVQPAVIRMLLDAQVPAEDLASLEFLISASGPLDPETRDEFEARYRIPIRLAYGATEFAGSLCAWTPEMLDEFGKTKRDSVGRALPDTELRIVDAETGRERPAGERGLLEAKVGPLGPDWIRTTDIASIDEDGFVTLHGRADGAINRGGFKVQPEEVRRVLVSHPGVRDACVVGVPDARLGQVPFAAIEVVPGADTPSDDELKSLVRQKLPVYAVPVAFTMVDALPRNPALKVSLPAVAALYGAV, encoded by the coding sequence ATGCCCCACAATGGCGGAGTGACCGAAGGGCTTACCGAAAGGTTCGCGGCTGCGCTGCACAGCTATGCCGACCGACCGTGCATCGAGTTCGACGGACGCTGGTACACAGGTGATGAGGTGGTGGCCTACGGCGCCGCAATCGCGTCGCTGTTGGAGACCGCCGGTGTTCCCGGCGACGCTCCCGTCGGCCTCATCGTGCGCAACCGGCTGCCGCACGCCGCCGCGATCGCCGGCTTCCTGGCCGCGGGGCGCACCGTCGCGATGATCTACTCCTTCCAGTCCGCCGGCGCCATCGCCGGCGATGTCGAGCGGCTGAATCTGGCCGCGGTCGTGGCTGACGCCGAGGACTGGACGGAGCCGGTGGTGGCCGCCGCCGAACGGACCGGTGCCGCGGGCGTGGCTATCTCGCTGGGCACGCCCCCGGTGGTCGCGGTCCCGCGGCTGGAACATCGCAACTCCTCCCACGCGCACGCCCCCGCCGAACCCGGTGTCGCGCTGAAGATTTTGACCAGCGGCACCACTGGTCCGCCGAAACGGCAGGCGATCGCGACCCACGTCCTTGAGCGGACCGTGTTCAGCGTGACGGCCGGGGAGAAGGCCGACGGCGACGCGCCCCCGGAGTTCGCATACTGGCAGTTCGGCGGCATCGGGGTCTGCCAGTTGATCGCGGGCCTCTACAACGGGCGCCGCGTCGCGATGCTGGAACGGTTCTCTGTGGAGGGATGGGTCGACGCGGTGAAGAGGCACCGCGTGACCCGCGCCGGGGTGCAGCCCGCGGTGATCCGGATGCTGCTGGACGCGCAGGTGCCCGCCGAGGATCTCGCTTCCCTGGAGTTCCTGATCAGCGCCTCGGGGCCCCTGGATCCCGAAACGCGGGACGAGTTCGAGGCCCGCTATCGAATCCCGATCCGATTGGCATACGGTGCAACGGAATTTGCCGGATCGCTGTGTGCGTGGACTCCGGAGATGCTCGACGAGTTCGGCAAGACCAAGCGCGACAGCGTAGGCCGCGCACTTCCTGACACCGAACTGCGCATCGTCGACGCGGAGACCGGGCGGGAACGGCCGGCGGGGGAGCGGGGGCTGCTCGAGGCCAAGGTCGGACCGCTCGGACCCGACTGGATCCGCACCACCGACATCGCCAGCATCGACGAGGACGGGTTCGTCACCCTGCACGGCCGCGCCGACGGCGCGATCAACCGCGGTGGTTTCAAGGTGCAACCCGAAGAGGTCCGGCGCGTGCTCGTCTCGCATCCCGGTGTGCGCGACGCCTGCGTGGTCGGGGTCCCCGACGCCCGGCTCGGCCAGGTTCCTTTCGCCGCGATCGAGGTCGTGCCGGGCGCGGACACCCCGTCCGACGACGAGCTCAAAAGCCTGGTGCGCCAGAAGCTTCCGGTCTACGCCGTCCCGGTGGCGTTCACCATGGTCGACGCGCTTCCCCGCAATCCTGCCCTGAAGGTGAGCCTGCCCGCCGTCGCGGCGCTCTACGGCGCGGTCTAG
- a CDS encoding helix-turn-helix domain-containing protein → MHTVAILAYDGMSGFESGLAAEIFGMTELSERFSAGLTRPWYTVKLCSESAELRLLGGATVRTAYDLSDLAEADTVVIPSVRDIGDPVSSELVDAIKTADARGARLVSICSGAFALAAAGVLDGHKATTHWIYTDELRETYPGIDIDPNPLYVDNGRVLTSAGCAAGLDLCLHIVRTDYGVRVANDVARRLVISPHRAGGQAQYIETPVPEPTEDGRIAAGMAWALEHLDETITLDELAARSAMSRRSYLRQFAKATGTTPIRWLIEQRIQASLALLESSDHSIDQIAARVGFESTATFRHHFVRQMHTTPSDYRSAFTGS, encoded by the coding sequence ATGCACACCGTCGCCATCCTGGCCTATGACGGCATGTCGGGGTTCGAGTCCGGCCTGGCCGCGGAGATCTTCGGGATGACCGAGCTCTCCGAGCGATTCTCGGCCGGGCTGACGCGGCCCTGGTACACGGTGAAGCTCTGCTCGGAGAGCGCGGAACTGCGGCTGCTGGGCGGGGCGACGGTGCGCACCGCGTACGACCTGTCCGATCTCGCCGAGGCGGACACCGTGGTCATCCCCAGCGTCCGCGACATCGGGGATCCGGTGTCGAGCGAACTCGTCGACGCGATCAAGACTGCCGACGCCCGCGGGGCGCGGCTGGTGTCGATCTGCTCGGGTGCGTTCGCGCTGGCGGCGGCCGGCGTGCTCGACGGCCACAAGGCCACTACGCACTGGATCTACACCGACGAGCTGCGCGAGACCTACCCCGGGATCGACATCGACCCCAACCCGCTGTACGTGGACAACGGCCGCGTCCTGACCAGCGCGGGCTGCGCGGCCGGCCTCGATCTGTGCCTGCACATCGTGCGCACCGACTACGGGGTGCGGGTCGCCAACGACGTGGCGCGCCGGCTGGTCATCTCCCCGCACCGGGCCGGCGGGCAGGCCCAGTACATCGAGACGCCGGTGCCCGAACCGACCGAGGACGGGCGTATCGCAGCCGGAATGGCCTGGGCCCTGGAGCATCTCGATGAGACCATCACACTCGACGAGCTCGCGGCCCGCTCGGCGATGTCGCGCCGGAGCTATCTGCGTCAGTTCGCGAAGGCTACCGGCACCACGCCGATCAGATGGCTGATCGAGCAGCGTATCCAGGCGAGCCTGGCGCTGCTGGAATCGTCGGATCACTCGATCGATCAGATCGCCGCGCGCGTCGGCTTCGAGTCGACGGCGACCTTCCGCCACCATTTCGTGCGGCAGATGCATACCACCCCCAGCGACTACCGCAGCGCGTTCACCGGTTCCTGA
- a CDS encoding 3-hydroxyacyl-CoA dehydrogenase NAD-binding domain-containing protein gives MAENTIKWDKDADGIVTLTLDDPTGSANVMNEHYKASMHDAVERLAAEKDSVTGVVIASAKKTFFAGGDLKGMMNVGPDNAAESFAEVEFIKADLRKLETLGVPVVAAINGAALGGGLEIALACHHRIAADTRGVVIGLPEVTLGLLPGGGGVARTVRMFGIQKAFMEILSQGTRFKPGKAKEIGLVDELVDSVEELVPAAKAWIKANPEAHTQPWDQKGYKMPGGTPSSPGLASILPSFPALLKKQLKGAPMPAPRAILDAAVEGAQVDFDTATRIESRYFVGLVTGQTAKNMIQAFFLDLQAINGGASRPDGIAKQEIKKIGVLGAGMMGAGIAYVSAKAGYDVVLKDVSIEAAQKGKAYSEKIEAKALERGRTTEEKFREVLDRITPAADAADLKGVDFVIEAVFENQELKHKVFQEIEDIVEPNALLGSNTSTLPITGLATGVKRQEDFIGIHFFSPVDKMPLVEIIKGEKTSDEALARVFDYTLAIGKTPIVVNDSRGFFTSRVIGTFVNEALAMLGEGVPAASIEQAGAQAGYPAAPLQLSDELNLELMQKIATETRKATEAAGGTHVAHPAEEVVNKMIEIGRPSRLKGAGFYEYVDGKRVGLWPGLADTFGSGGAVDIPLQDMIDRMLFAEALETQKCLDEGVLTSTADANIGSIMGIGFPPYTGGSAQFIVGYQGELGVGKEAFVARAQQLAERYGERFNPPASLTS, from the coding sequence ATGGCTGAGAACACCATCAAGTGGGACAAGGATGCCGACGGCATCGTCACCCTGACGCTGGACGACCCGACCGGGTCGGCCAACGTGATGAACGAGCACTACAAGGCTTCGATGCATGACGCCGTCGAACGCCTTGCCGCCGAGAAGGATTCGGTCACCGGTGTGGTGATCGCCAGCGCGAAGAAGACCTTCTTCGCCGGCGGTGACCTCAAGGGCATGATGAACGTCGGCCCCGACAACGCGGCGGAGTCCTTCGCCGAGGTCGAGTTCATCAAGGCCGACCTGCGCAAGCTGGAGACCCTCGGTGTACCCGTCGTCGCAGCCATCAACGGCGCCGCCCTCGGCGGCGGCCTGGAGATCGCGCTGGCGTGTCACCACCGCATCGCCGCCGACACCCGCGGTGTCGTGATCGGCCTGCCCGAGGTCACCCTCGGGCTCCTGCCCGGCGGCGGTGGCGTGGCCCGCACCGTGCGGATGTTCGGTATCCAGAAGGCGTTCATGGAGATCCTGTCGCAGGGAACGCGTTTCAAGCCGGGCAAGGCCAAGGAGATCGGTCTGGTCGATGAGTTGGTCGACAGCGTCGAGGAACTCGTCCCCGCCGCCAAGGCGTGGATCAAAGCGAATCCGGAGGCGCACACCCAGCCGTGGGATCAGAAGGGCTACAAGATGCCCGGCGGCACGCCGAGCAGCCCCGGCCTGGCGTCGATCCTGCCGTCCTTCCCGGCACTGCTGAAGAAGCAGCTCAAGGGTGCCCCGATGCCGGCCCCGCGCGCGATCCTCGACGCCGCCGTCGAAGGCGCCCAGGTCGACTTCGACACCGCCACCCGTATCGAGAGCCGCTACTTCGTCGGCCTGGTCACCGGCCAGACCGCGAAGAACATGATCCAGGCCTTCTTCCTGGATCTGCAGGCCATCAACGGCGGCGCCTCGCGGCCCGACGGTATCGCCAAGCAGGAGATCAAGAAGATCGGTGTGCTCGGCGCGGGCATGATGGGCGCGGGTATCGCCTACGTGTCGGCCAAGGCCGGCTATGACGTTGTCCTGAAGGATGTTTCGATCGAAGCGGCCCAGAAGGGCAAGGCGTACTCGGAGAAGATCGAGGCCAAGGCGCTCGAACGTGGGCGCACGACCGAGGAAAAATTCAGGGAAGTCCTCGATCGGATCACCCCCGCCGCCGACGCCGCCGATCTCAAGGGCGTCGACTTCGTGATCGAGGCCGTCTTCGAGAACCAGGAACTCAAGCACAAGGTGTTCCAGGAGATCGAGGACATCGTCGAGCCGAACGCGCTGCTGGGCTCGAACACCTCCACGCTGCCGATCACCGGTCTGGCGACCGGCGTGAAGCGCCAGGAGGACTTCATCGGGATCCACTTCTTCTCACCCGTCGACAAGATGCCGCTGGTGGAGATCATCAAGGGCGAGAAGACCTCTGACGAGGCACTGGCCCGGGTGTTCGACTACACGCTCGCGATCGGCAAGACCCCGATCGTGGTCAACGACAGCCGTGGGTTCTTCACCTCCCGCGTCATCGGCACGTTCGTCAACGAGGCGTTGGCGATGCTCGGCGAGGGTGTGCCGGCGGCCAGCATCGAGCAGGCGGGTGCGCAGGCCGGCTACCCGGCGGCGCCGCTGCAGCTCTCCGACGAGCTCAACCTGGAGCTCATGCAGAAGATCGCCACCGAGACCCGCAAGGCGACCGAGGCGGCCGGCGGCACCCACGTGGCGCACCCGGCCGAGGAGGTCGTCAACAAGATGATCGAGATCGGTCGTCCGTCGCGGCTCAAGGGTGCGGGCTTCTACGAGTACGTCGACGGCAAGCGCGTCGGCCTGTGGCCGGGTCTCGCCGACACGTTCGGCTCCGGCGGCGCGGTCGATATCCCGTTGCAGGACATGATCGACCGCATGCTGTTCGCCGAGGCGCTGGAGACCCAGAAGTGCCTCGACGAAGGCGTGCTCACCTCGACCGCCGACGCCAACATCGGCTCCATCATGGGTATCGGCTTCCCGCCGTACACCGGTGGTTCGGCGCAGTTCATCGTCGGCTACCAGGGCGAGCTCGGTGTCGGTAAGGAGGCGTTCGTCGCGCGGGCCCAGCAGTTGGCCGAGCGCTACGGCGAGCGGTTCAACCCGCCGGCCTCGTTGACGTCCTAA
- a CDS encoding acetyl-CoA C-acetyltransferase, with the protein MSEEAFIYEAIRTPRGKQRGGALNEIKPVNLVVGLIDEMRTRFPDLDENLISDLILGVVSPVGDQGGDIARTAGLVAKLPETTGGVQLNRFCASGLEAVNIAAQKVRSGWDDLVLAGGVESMSRVPMGSDGGAWAADPETNYRIGFVPQGIGADLIATIEGFSREDVDAYAARSQERAAAAWSGGYFAKSVVPVKDQNGLVVLDHDEHIRPGTTIESLGKLKSAFEGVGAMGGFDDVALQKYHFVEKINHVHTGGNSSGIVDGAALVLIGSESAGTSQGLTPRARIVATATSGADPVIMLTGPTPATKKVLDRAGLTVDDIDLFELNEAFASVVLKFQKDLGIPDEKLNVNGGAIAMGHPLGATGAMITGTMVDELERRGARRALITLCVGGGMGVATIIERV; encoded by the coding sequence ATGTCCGAAGAAGCCTTCATCTATGAGGCCATCCGCACCCCGCGCGGCAAGCAGCGCGGCGGCGCCCTGAACGAGATCAAGCCCGTCAACCTGGTCGTCGGCCTGATCGACGAAATGCGCACCCGCTTCCCCGACCTGGACGAGAACCTGATCAGCGACCTGATCCTCGGTGTCGTCTCGCCCGTCGGCGACCAGGGCGGCGACATCGCCCGCACCGCGGGTCTGGTCGCGAAGCTGCCCGAGACCACCGGCGGTGTCCAGCTGAACCGCTTCTGCGCCTCCGGCCTGGAGGCCGTGAACATCGCCGCGCAGAAGGTGCGTTCGGGCTGGGACGATCTGGTGCTCGCCGGCGGCGTGGAATCCATGAGCCGTGTTCCGATGGGCTCCGACGGTGGCGCCTGGGCGGCCGACCCGGAGACCAACTACCGCATCGGCTTCGTGCCACAGGGCATCGGCGCCGACCTGATCGCCACCATCGAGGGCTTCTCCCGCGAAGACGTCGACGCCTACGCCGCACGGTCACAGGAGCGCGCCGCGGCCGCGTGGTCGGGCGGTTACTTCGCCAAGTCCGTCGTCCCGGTCAAGGATCAGAACGGCCTGGTCGTCCTCGACCATGACGAGCACATCCGCCCCGGCACCACTATCGAGAGCCTGGGCAAGCTGAAGTCCGCGTTCGAAGGTGTCGGCGCGATGGGCGGCTTCGACGACGTGGCGCTGCAGAAGTACCACTTCGTCGAGAAGATCAACCACGTCCACACCGGCGGCAACAGCTCGGGCATCGTCGACGGTGCCGCGCTGGTGCTGATCGGCAGTGAGTCCGCCGGCACGTCGCAGGGGCTGACCCCGCGGGCGCGCATCGTCGCGACCGCCACCAGTGGCGCCGATCCGGTCATCATGCTGACCGGCCCGACCCCGGCCACCAAGAAGGTGCTCGACCGGGCCGGCCTGACGGTCGACGACATCGACCTGTTCGAGCTCAACGAGGCCTTCGCGTCGGTCGTGCTGAAGTTCCAGAAGGACCTCGGCATCCCGGACGAGAAGCTCAACGTCAACGGTGGCGCCATCGCGATGGGCCACCCGCTGGGCGCCACCGGCGCCATGATCACCGGAACCATGGTCGACGAGCTGGAGCGCCGCGGCGCCCGGCGTGCCCTGATCACGCTGTGTGTCGGCGGCGGCATGGGCGTGGCCACCATCATCGAGAGGGTCTGA
- a CDS encoding alkene reductase: protein MTFTLSEQSALLKPIQVGGTAAGNRLFMAPLTRSRADADGTPSSLAAQYYAQRASAGLIISEATAVCEQANGAYLNTPGLYTDRQQDKWSEIASAVHRAGGKMFVQLWHVGRMAHPEISGFETVGPSPIAADLLTHTPTGKKPLPVPRALTTGEIAEIVGQFRAAARRAVDAGMDGVEIHSANGYLLHEFLSDVVNQRTDAYGGSPQNRARLAAEVVEAVVAEIGPDRVGLRISPGNSAGDMREIDDVSAYEALLCRIASLGIAYLHVLIEPSAPAFAAVRTQWEGTLVLNTPRTVETDFAMLENLADWGVISAAAVGRAFLANPDLIERLKLGAELNEPDVATFYAPGPDGYIDYPTLDEMVTPRSA, encoded by the coding sequence ATGACCTTCACCCTCAGCGAACAGTCCGCGCTGCTCAAGCCGATACAGGTCGGGGGCACAGCCGCCGGGAACCGGCTGTTCATGGCGCCGCTGACCAGGTCGCGGGCCGATGCGGACGGCACCCCGTCCTCGCTGGCGGCGCAGTACTACGCGCAGCGGGCGTCGGCGGGGCTGATCATCAGCGAGGCGACCGCGGTGTGCGAGCAGGCCAACGGCGCCTACCTGAACACGCCGGGCCTCTACACCGACCGGCAGCAGGACAAGTGGTCGGAGATCGCTTCGGCGGTACATCGCGCCGGCGGGAAGATGTTCGTCCAGCTCTGGCACGTCGGCCGGATGGCGCATCCGGAGATCAGCGGGTTCGAGACCGTGGGCCCGTCGCCGATAGCCGCCGACCTGCTGACGCACACGCCCACCGGTAAGAAGCCGCTTCCGGTGCCCCGTGCACTGACGACCGGCGAGATCGCCGAGATCGTCGGCCAGTTCCGTGCCGCCGCGCGCCGTGCCGTCGACGCCGGTATGGACGGCGTCGAGATCCATTCCGCCAACGGATATCTCCTGCACGAGTTCCTGTCGGACGTGGTCAACCAGCGCACCGACGCATACGGCGGTTCGCCGCAGAACAGGGCGCGGCTGGCCGCCGAGGTCGTCGAGGCGGTGGTCGCCGAGATCGGCCCGGACCGCGTCGGGCTGCGTATCTCACCCGGCAACAGCGCCGGCGACATGCGGGAGATCGACGACGTCAGCGCCTACGAGGCGCTGCTGTGCCGTATCGCGTCACTCGGCATCGCCTATCTGCATGTGCTGATCGAGCCGTCGGCACCCGCCTTCGCCGCGGTGCGCACGCAATGGGAAGGGACGCTCGTGCTTAATACCCCGCGGACCGTCGAGACCGATTTCGCGATGCTGGAGAACCTCGCCGACTGGGGCGTCATCAGCGCCGCCGCGGTGGGCAGGGCGTTCCTGGCCAACCCGGATCTGATCGAGCGCCTGAAGCTCGGAGCCGAGTTGAACGAGCCGGACGTCGCGACCTTCTACGCACCGGGACCGGACGGCTACATCGATTACCCGACGCTTGACGAAATGGTGACGCCTCGCTCGGCGTAG
- a CDS encoding helix-turn-helix transcriptional regulator, whose amino-acid sequence MAGIYGDVLGSASSMETRAHDLLDVLASRADSSASAICLWDPIQRCHIGVANREYPDQVMDHFNSWFVDNDPLFDAMRVHGLGALRWRDFPDYRRGYSVNNVFRPAGFDEGLSARLVTTDGTYVGTIHVNCDDARFPSDDDVAEINALRVQMADQLDFSVRPRMVSELIAPDAQAWAVDEAGRAHLLRLGDSFDSALDPVVVNEIAVAFRAPGFTVQPEVLRYHDGSSWLHVRRIATSSRYRGDSLCGVLLVTRTGLPMGITPRELDALTLAVCGLTNGQIAAQLFISARTAGHHLESASAKLGAPNRAACASHAVALGLLSAEVLRDLGGRHSVAV is encoded by the coding sequence ATGGCCGGGATCTATGGCGACGTGCTGGGCAGTGCGTCGAGCATGGAGACCCGCGCGCACGATCTGCTCGACGTGCTCGCCTCACGCGCCGACTCGTCGGCGTCGGCGATATGCTTGTGGGACCCGATCCAGCGATGCCACATCGGCGTCGCCAACCGGGAGTACCCGGATCAGGTGATGGACCATTTCAATTCGTGGTTCGTCGACAACGACCCGCTGTTCGACGCGATGCGGGTGCACGGGCTCGGGGCGTTGCGCTGGAGGGACTTTCCCGACTATCGCCGCGGGTACTCGGTCAACAACGTGTTCCGTCCCGCCGGTTTCGACGAGGGACTCTCTGCGCGCCTGGTCACCACCGACGGCACCTACGTCGGCACCATCCACGTCAACTGTGACGATGCGCGGTTCCCCAGTGACGACGACGTCGCCGAGATCAACGCGCTGCGTGTGCAGATGGCCGACCAGCTGGATTTCTCGGTGCGGCCACGGATGGTCTCCGAGCTGATCGCCCCGGACGCGCAGGCGTGGGCGGTCGACGAGGCGGGCCGCGCTCACCTGCTGAGGCTCGGCGACTCCTTCGATTCGGCACTGGATCCGGTGGTGGTCAACGAGATCGCCGTGGCCTTCCGCGCACCGGGATTCACCGTGCAACCAGAGGTGTTGCGCTACCACGACGGCTCGTCCTGGCTGCACGTGCGACGGATCGCGACGTCGTCTCGATACCGAGGCGACAGTCTGTGTGGGGTACTGCTGGTGACGCGGACCGGACTGCCGATGGGGATCACCCCGCGCGAGTTGGACGCGCTGACGCTGGCGGTGTGCGGGTTGACCAACGGCCAGATCGCCGCGCAGTTGTTCATCAGTGCGCGCACCGCCGGGCATCATCTCGAGAGCGCGTCGGCCAAGCTCGGCGCACCCAATCGCGCGGCCTGTGCCTCGCATGCCGTCGCTCTGGGATTGTTGTCGGCGGAGGTGCTGCGCGATCTCGGCGGCCGGCACTCCGTCGCCGTCTAG
- the urtA gene encoding urea ABC transporter substrate-binding protein has protein sequence MKRTRPTLALLAAVAVLTVGCGSRAGDEAAAPAAESCVDTTGDTVKVGAINSLSGGLAVSETVIRDAITLAVEQVNAGGGVLGKQLTLIGEDGASEPTIFAEKAQKLVQSDCVAAVFGGYTSASRKAMLPVFEDNNALLYYGQQYEGLESSPNIFYTGATTNQQIIPALDYLKEQGVKSLYLVGSDYVFPRTSNAIVKAYAQANGIEIKGEDYTPLGSTDFSTIVNKIRTADADAIFNVVVGDSLNAFFREYRSAGLTAEEMPVMSMCVGEEEVRSIGAPTLVGQLSSWNYYQTLDSPANTTFVEDFKTRFGTDRVTSDPMESAYAAVLLWKATVEKANSFAVPDIQEAAGGVTVDVPEGTMTLDGENHHVTKTARIGRVADDGLIYQVWQSPAPIEPDPYLKDYPWAAGITG, from the coding sequence ATGAAACGAACGCGTCCCACCCTGGCACTCCTGGCGGCTGTCGCCGTCCTCACCGTCGGCTGCGGCAGCCGGGCCGGTGACGAGGCTGCCGCTCCCGCGGCGGAAAGCTGCGTCGACACCACCGGTGACACCGTCAAGGTCGGCGCCATCAACTCGCTCTCGGGCGGTCTGGCCGTCAGTGAGACGGTCATCCGCGACGCGATCACCCTGGCCGTCGAGCAGGTCAACGCCGGCGGCGGAGTGCTGGGCAAGCAGCTCACGCTGATCGGCGAGGACGGCGCGTCGGAACCGACCATCTTCGCCGAGAAAGCGCAGAAGCTCGTCCAGTCCGATTGTGTCGCTGCGGTATTCGGCGGATACACCTCGGCCAGCCGCAAGGCGATGCTGCCGGTCTTCGAGGACAACAACGCACTGCTCTACTACGGCCAGCAGTACGAAGGTCTGGAGAGCTCCCCCAACATCTTCTACACCGGCGCCACCACCAACCAGCAGATCATCCCGGCCCTGGACTACCTCAAGGAACAGGGGGTGAAGTCCCTCTACCTCGTCGGCAGCGACTACGTCTTCCCGCGCACCTCGAATGCGATCGTCAAGGCCTACGCGCAAGCCAACGGTATCGAGATCAAGGGCGAGGACTACACGCCGCTGGGCAGCACCGACTTCTCCACCATCGTCAACAAGATCCGTACCGCCGACGCCGACGCGATCTTCAACGTCGTGGTCGGCGACTCACTCAACGCGTTCTTCCGCGAATACCGCAGCGCGGGCCTGACCGCGGAGGAGATGCCGGTGATGTCGATGTGCGTCGGCGAGGAAGAGGTCCGCAGCATCGGTGCGCCGACCCTTGTCGGTCAGTTGTCGTCGTGGAATTACTACCAGACGCTGGACTCGCCGGCGAACACGACGTTCGTCGAGGACTTCAAGACGCGGTTCGGCACCGACCGGGTCACCTCGGATCCGATGGAATCGGCCTATGCCGCCGTGCTGCTGTGGAAAGCGACTGTGGAGAAAGCCAATTCGTTCGCGGTGCCCGACATTCAAGAGGCCGCCGGCGGCGTGACGGTCGACGTGCCGGAAGGAACGATGACCCTCGACGGGGAGAACCACCACGTGACCAAGACGGCACGCATCGGCCGGGTCGCCGACGACGGCCTGATCTACCAGGTGTGGCAGTCCCCGGCACCCATCGAGCCGGATCCGTACCTGAAGGACTATCCGTGGGCCGCCGGGATCACAGGCTGA